In Scatophagus argus isolate fScaArg1 chromosome 7, fScaArg1.pri, whole genome shotgun sequence, a genomic segment contains:
- the kif21a gene encoding kinesin-like protein KIF21A isoform X1 yields MTTGQDESSVRVALRIRPQLAREKIEGCHICTYVMPGEPQVILGKDKAFTYDYMFDMDSQQDAIYTTCTEKLIEGCFEGYNATIFAYGQTGSGKTYTMGTGFDVNIPDEELGIIPRAVHHLFKGIEERRQAAQEQGRPVPEFKINAQFLELYNEEVLDLFDSTRDMKQKSHIKIHEDASGGIYTVGVTTRTVSSEAEMMQCLKLGALSRTTASTQMNVQSSRSHAIFTIHLCQVRVCASDNQENETDNRVSNGNSEMDEYETLTAKFHFVDLAGSERLKRTGATGDRAKEGISINCGLLALGNVISALGDRAKRASHVPYRDSKLTRLLQDSLGGNSQTVMIACISPSDRDFMETLNTLKYANRARNIKNKVVVNQDKASQQISALRTEIARLQMELMEYKTGKRMAGEDGVESFSDMFHENSMLQTENSNLRVRVKAMQETIDAQRARLTQLLSDQANQALVRAGEGGTEEIGNMIQSYIKEIEDLRAKLLESEAVNEHLRKNLSRASSRQSFYGGPGSFPSTALAPEKETSDIIELAKKDLEKLKKRERKKKKSANKEEVPDNEQEKGTEKEMTERVGEDAEMEVQEGSDHEEGEEEEEDEEEEMDVEESSDDSDSESDEKENFQADLANITCEIAIKQKLIDELENSQRRLHTLKQQYEQKLMMLQCKIRDTQLERDRVLHNMSSVESGSEDKARKIKAEYEKKLSVMNKELQKLHSAQKEHARLLKNQSQYEKQLKKLQMDVAEMKKTKVRLMKQMKEQQEKNRMNESRRNREIASLKKDQRKQEHQLKLLEAQKRQQELILRRKTEEVTALRRQARPTSGKVIRKVNVSEPVQDSPHRPPSGRMYSSGNAAPNGTRSSYRRTAGVYSTRVARGKWQSLERRISDVIMQRMTISNMEADMNRLLKQREELTKRKEKVIRKRDRLVREGPEAEKAVLPLNEEVDALTANIDYINDSIADCQANIMQMEETKEEGDTVDVSAVIGSCTLTEARFLLDHFMSMAISKGLQAAQRESQVKVMEGRLKQTEITSATQNQLLFHMLKEKAEFNPELDALLGNALQELGNVPAENGDDSSSDESAQSPSAEGNTLTSDLMKLCGETKTRNKARRRTTTQMELLYANSDSVSDAPTADFSSPMLPLAETPDGGGGDVDSSGSSVRDYTALSPGFSSKMGSISGSRTSSGVEKRAPEPSPLSRRKTYDKAQAAADKAKVKEIKQGVINPVPSTKSSRSATLQCVHVAEGHSKAVLCVDCTDDLLFTGSKDRTCKVWNLVTGQEIMSLAGHPNNVVSVRYSSSLVFTVSTSYIKVWDIRDSAKCIRTLTSSGQVNVGDVCSSSTSRTVTIPAGENLINQIALNPSGTVLYAAAGNSVRVWDLRRFASTGKLTGHLGPVMCLTVDRSGNNQDLVITGSKDHYIKLFDVTEGSLGSISPTHNFEPPHYDGIESLVVQGDIFFSGSRDNGIKKWDLDRKDLLQQVPNAHRDWVCALGVVPGSPALLSGCRGGVLKLWHTDTLGTLGELKGHESPINSISTNSSHLFTASDDRTVKIWRARGGLDSTLEAVDNADEVASN; encoded by the exons GATTCGTCCTCAGCTGGCCAGGGAGAAAATAGAGGGATGTCACATCTGTACGTACGTGATGCCCGGGGAGCCTCAGGTGATCCTGGGCAAAGACAAGGCCTTCACCTACGACTACATGTTCGACATGGACTCCCAGCAGGACGCCATCTACACCACCTGCACTGAGAAGCTGATCGAGGGCTGCTTCGAGGGCTATAACGCCACCATCTTTGCATATGGACAG ACGGGTTCGGGGAAGACCTACACCATGGGGACCGGCTTTGACGTCAACATCCCAGACGAGGAGCTGGGCATCATCCCCCGCGCCGTCCACCACCTCTTCAAAGGCATCGAGGAGCGCCGACAGGCCGCCCAGGAGCAGGGACGTCCCGTACCGGAGTTCAAGATCAACGCCCAATTCCTCGAG CTTTACAATGAGGAGGTTCTGGACCTTTTTGACTCCACTCGAGACATGAAGCAGAAATCTCACATCAAGATCCACGAGGACGCCAGCGGGGGGATCTACACAGTGGGAGTCACCACGCGGACCGTGTCCTCTGAGGCCGAG ATGATGCAGTGCCTGAAGCTTGGCGCTCTGTCTCGCACCACAGCCAGCACTCAGATGAACGTCCAGAGCTCCCGATCCCACGCCATCTTCACCATCCACCTGTGCCAAGTTCGCGTCTGTGCCTCCGACAAT CAAGAAAACGAGACTGATAACAGAGTCTCCAACGGAAACTCTGAGATGGACGAGTACGAGACGCTCACAGCCAAGTTCCACTTTGTGGACCTGGCCGGTTCTGAGAGGCTGAAGAGAACCGGAGCGACGGGGGATCGAGCCAAAGAGGGCATCTCCATCAACTGTGGGCTG CTCGCGCTGGGGAATGTGATCAGTGCTTTGGGTGATCGAGCCAAGCGGGCTTCACATGTGCCTTACAGAGACTCCAAACTCACCCGACTTCTACAGGACTCGTTAGGAGGAAACAG CCAAACAGTGATGATTGCGTGCATCAGCCCATCTGACCGTGACTTCATGGAGACGCTGAACACTTTAAAGTACGCCAACCGAGCCCGGAACATCAAGAACAAGGTGGTGGTGAACCAGGACAAGGCCAGCCAGCAGATCAGCGCTCTGAGGACAGAGATAGCTCGACTGCAGATGGAGCTGATGGAGTACAAGACG GGCAAACGCATGGCAGGTGAGGACGGCGTGGAGAGCTTCAGCGACATGTTCCACGAGAACTCCATGCTGCAGACGGAGAACAGCAACCTGAGGGTGAGAGTGAAGGCCATGCAGGAGACCATCGATGCCCAGAGGGCGCGACTCACCCAGCTGCTCAGCGACCAGGCCAACCAGGCCCTCGTCAGGGCAG GTGAAGGAGGAACTGAAGAAATTGGAAACATGATTCAGAGTTACATAAAGGAGATTGAAGACCTCAG AGCCAAACTGCTGGAGAGCGAGGCTGTGAACGAGCATTTGAGGAAGAATCTGTCCCGCGCCTCCAGTCGTCAGTCCTTCTACGGGGGTCCCGGCTCCTTCCCGTCCACGGCGCTGGCCCCCGAGAAGGAGACCTCCGACATCATCGAACTCGCCAAGAAGGACCTGGAGAAGCTGAAGAAacgagagaggaagaaaaagaaaag TGCCAACAAGGAGGAAGTTCCTGACAACGAGCAAGAAAAGGGCACAGAGAAGGAGATGACGGAGCGAGTCGGCGAGGACGCGGAGATG GAGGTCCAGGAAGGCAGCGACCacgaggaaggagaggaggaagaggaggatgaagaggaggagatggacgTGGAGGAGAGCTCGGACGATTCAGACTCGGAGTCTGACGAAAAAG AGAACTTCCAGGCCGATCTGGCCAACATCACCTGTGAGATCGCCATCAAGCAGAAGCTGATCGACGAGCTGGAGAACAGCCAGCGGCGTCTGCACACGCTCAAACAGCAGTACGAGCAGAAGCTGATGATGCTGCAGTGCAAGATCAGGGACACCCAGCTGGAGAGGGACCGCGTCCTCCACAACATGA GTTCGGTAGAAAGCGGTTCAGAGGACAAGGCTCGCAAGATCAAGGCTGAATATGAGAAGAAGCTGAGCGTCATGAACAAGGAGCTTCAGAAGCTCCACTCGGCTCAGAAGGAGCACGCCCGCCTGCTGAAGAACCAATCACAGTACgagaaacagctgaagaagcttCAGATGGACGTGGCGGAAATGAAGAAGACGAAG GTCCGTCTCATGAAGCAGAtgaaggagcagcaggagaagaacaGGATGAACGAGTCTCGCAGAAACCGAGAAATTGCTTCCTTAAAGAAAGACCAGCGCAAACAGGAG CACCAGCTAAAGTTGCTGGAGGCTCAGAAGAGGCAGCAGGAGCTTATTCTGAGGAGAAAGACGGAGGAG gtGACGGCTCTGAGGAGGCAAGCCCGGCCCACCTCAGGTAAAGTCATCAGGAAGGTCAATGTTTCAGAACCAGTCCAGGACTCCCCCCACAGGCCTCCGTCTGGACGCATGTACTCCTCCGGCAACGCCGCTCCCAACGGCACTCG GTCTTCCTACAGGCGCACGGCCGGCGTTTACTCCACCAGAGTCGCACGCGGGAAATGGCAGTCTCTGGAGCGACGGATCTCTGACGTCATCATGCAGAGGATGACCATCTCCAACATGGAGGCCGACATGAACCGCCTGCTCAAG CAACGAGAGGAGCTGACCAAGCGTAAAGAGAAGGTCATCAGAAAGAGGGACCGGCTGGTCAGGGAGGGGCCGGAGGCGGAGAAGGCCGTGCTTCCCCTTAACGAGGAGGTGGATGCGCTGACAGCCAACATCGACTACATCAATGACAGCATCGCAGACTGTCAGGCCAACATCATGCAGATGGAGGAAACCAAG gagGAAGGCGACACAGTGGACGTCTCCGCTGTGATTGGTTCCTGCACCCTGACAGAAGCTCGTTTTCTGCTGGATCACTTTATGTCAATGGCTATCAGTAAG GGTCTGCAGGCGGCGCAGAGGGAGTCTCAGGTGAAGGTGATGGAGGGCAGGCTGAAGCAGACGGAGATCACCAGCGCCACGCAGAACCAGCTGCTCTTCCACATGCTGAAGGAGAAGGCCGAGTTCAACCCGGAGCTGGACGCGCTGCTGGGGAACGCGCTGCAAG AGCTAGGTAACGTCCCGGCTG AAAACGGAGACGACAGCAGCAGCGACGAGTCTGCCCAGAGTCCTTCTGCAGAGGGAAA CACCTTGACATCAGATCTCATGAAACTCTGTGGAGAGACCAAAACAAGAAATAAG GCTCGTAGGAGGACCACCACTCAGATGGAGCTGCTGTATGCAAACAGTGACTCCGTCAGCGATGCTCCCACTGCAGACTTCTCCAGTCCAATGCTGCCGTTAGCTGAAACACCagacgggggaggaggagacgTGGACTCGTCAGGCTCATCAGTCAGGGACTACACAGCTCTCTCTCCTGGCTTTTCCTCTAAAATGGGCAGCAT TTCTGGCTCCAGAACTTCGTCAGGGGTGGAAAAACGAGCTCCGGAGCCTTCGCCGCTCTCTCGTAGGAAGACCTACGACAAGGCACAAGCGGCGGCCGACAAGGCAAAGGTCAAGGAGATTAAACA ggGCGTCATTAACCCGGTGCCGTCCACTAAGAGCAGTCGGTCAGCGACGTTGCAGTGCGTCCACGTGGCGGAGGGACACAGTAAAGCTGTTCTCTGCGTCGACTGCACCGACGACCTCCTCTTCACGGGATCCAAAG ACCGGACCTGTAAGGTGTGGAACCTGGTGACGGGTCAGGAGATAATGTCCCTGGCTGGTCACCCCAACAACGTCGTGTCAGTCCGCTACAGCTCCAGTTTGGTCTTCACCGTCTCCACCTCGTACATCAAAGTCTGGGACATCCGGGACTCGGCCAAGTGCATCCGGACACTAAC GTCGTCCGGTCAGGTCAATGTCGGGGACGTCTGTTCGTCGAGCACCAGCCGGACCGTCACCATCCCAGCAGGGGAGAACCTGATCAACCAGATCGCCCTCAACCCCAGCGGGACGGTTCTGTACGCCGCAGCGGGAAACTCCGTCCGAGTGTGGGATCTGCGAAG aTTTGCATCCACAGGGAAGCTTACCGGTCACCTCGGTCCAGTGATGTGTCTGACTGTGGATCGGTCTGGAAACAACCAAGACCTGGTGATCACCGGGTCCAAGGACCACTACATCAAG CTGTTTGACGTGACTGAAGGCTCCCTGGGGAGCATCAGCCCGACGCACAACTTTGAACCTCCGCATTACGACGGTATCGAGTCGCTGGTGGTCCAGGGGGACATTTTCTTCAGCGGCTCCCGAGACAACGGCATCAAGAAGTGGGACCTGGACCGCAAAGACCTGCTGCAG CAAGTCCCGAACGCCCACCGTGACTGGGTGTGTGCGCTGGGTGTGGTTCCCGGGTCTCCGGCTCTGCTGAGCGGCTGCAGAGGTGGGGTGCTCAAGCTGTGGCACACGGACACACTTGGGACTCTGGGGGAGCTGAAGGGTCACGAGAGCCCCATAAACAGCATCTCCACCAACAGCAGCCACCTGTTCACCGCCTCCGA CGACCGGACTGTGAAGATCTGGCGTGCACGTGGCGGACTGGACAGCACCTTAGAGGCGGTTGACAATGCAGACGAGGTGGCCAGCAACTAA
- the kif21a gene encoding kinesin-like protein KIF21A isoform X5, with the protein MTTGQDESSVRVALRIRPQLAREKIEGCHICTYVMPGEPQVILGKDKAFTYDYMFDMDSQQDAIYTTCTEKLIEGCFEGYNATIFAYGQTGSGKTYTMGTGFDVNIPDEELGIIPRAVHHLFKGIEERRQAAQEQGRPVPEFKINAQFLELYNEEVLDLFDSTRDMKQKSHIKIHEDASGGIYTVGVTTRTVSSEAEMMQCLKLGALSRTTASTQMNVQSSRSHAIFTIHLCQVRVCASDNQENETDNRVSNGNSEMDEYETLTAKFHFVDLAGSERLKRTGATGDRAKEGISINCGLLALGNVISALGDRAKRASHVPYRDSKLTRLLQDSLGGNSQTVMIACISPSDRDFMETLNTLKYANRARNIKNKVVVNQDKASQQISALRTEIARLQMELMEYKTGKRMAGEDGVESFSDMFHENSMLQTENSNLRVRVKAMQETIDAQRARLTQLLSDQANQALVRAGEGGTEEIGNMIQSYIKEIEDLRAKLLESEAVNEHLRKNLSRASSRQSFYGGPGSFPSTALAPEKETSDIIELAKKDLEKLKKRERKKKKRLQQLLEEREREEREEEVVVVEEVEDISANKEEVPDNEQEKGTEKEMTERVGEDAEMEVQEGSDHEEGEEEEEDEEEEMDVEESSDDSDSESDEKENFQADLANITCEIAIKQKLIDELENSQRRLHTLKQQYEQKLMMLQCKIRDTQLERDRVLHNMSSVESGSEDKARKIKAEYEKKLSVMNKELQKLHSAQKEHARLLKNQSQYEKQLKKLQMDVAEMKKTKVRLMKQMKEQQEKNRMNESRRNREIASLKKDQRKQEHQLKLLEAQKRQQELILRRKTEEVTALRRQARPTSGKVIRKVNVSEPVQDSPHRPPSGRMYSSGNAAPNGTRSSYRRTAGVYSTRVARGKWQSLERRISDVIMQRMTISNMEADMNRLLKQREELTKRKEKVIRKRDRLVREGPEAEKAVLPLNEEVDALTANIDYINDSIADCQANIMQMEETKEEGDTVDVSAVIGSCTLTEARFLLDHFMSMAISKGLQAAQRESQVKVMEGRLKQTEITSATQNQLLFHMLKEKAEFNPELDALLGNALQELGNVPAENGDDSSSDESAQSPSAEGNTLTSDLMKLCGETKTRNKARRRTTTQMELLYANSDSVSDAPTADFSSPMLPLAETPDGGGGDVDSSGSSVRDYTALSPGFSSKMGSISGSRTSSGVEKRAPEPSPLSRRKTYDKAQAAADKAKVKEIKQMDGCLHLSSKHLLHFVSPPPADPPKGVINPVPSTKSSRSATLQCVHVAEGHSKAVLCVDCTDDLLFTGSKDRTCKVWNLVTGQEIMSLAGHPNNVVSVRYSSSLVFTVSTSYIKVWDIRDSAKCIRTLTSSGQVNVGDVCSSSTSRTVTIPAGENLINQIALNPSGTVLYAAAGNSVRVWDLRRFASTGKLTGHLGPVMCLTVDRSGNNQDLVITGSKDHYIKLFDVTEGSLGSISPTHNFEPPHYDGIESLVVQGDIFFSGSRDNGIKKWDLDRKDLLQQVPNAHRDWVCALGVVPGSPALLSGCRGGVLKLWHTDTLGTLGELKGHESPINSISTNSSHLFTASDDRTVKIWRARGGLDSTLEAVDNADEVASN; encoded by the exons GATTCGTCCTCAGCTGGCCAGGGAGAAAATAGAGGGATGTCACATCTGTACGTACGTGATGCCCGGGGAGCCTCAGGTGATCCTGGGCAAAGACAAGGCCTTCACCTACGACTACATGTTCGACATGGACTCCCAGCAGGACGCCATCTACACCACCTGCACTGAGAAGCTGATCGAGGGCTGCTTCGAGGGCTATAACGCCACCATCTTTGCATATGGACAG ACGGGTTCGGGGAAGACCTACACCATGGGGACCGGCTTTGACGTCAACATCCCAGACGAGGAGCTGGGCATCATCCCCCGCGCCGTCCACCACCTCTTCAAAGGCATCGAGGAGCGCCGACAGGCCGCCCAGGAGCAGGGACGTCCCGTACCGGAGTTCAAGATCAACGCCCAATTCCTCGAG CTTTACAATGAGGAGGTTCTGGACCTTTTTGACTCCACTCGAGACATGAAGCAGAAATCTCACATCAAGATCCACGAGGACGCCAGCGGGGGGATCTACACAGTGGGAGTCACCACGCGGACCGTGTCCTCTGAGGCCGAG ATGATGCAGTGCCTGAAGCTTGGCGCTCTGTCTCGCACCACAGCCAGCACTCAGATGAACGTCCAGAGCTCCCGATCCCACGCCATCTTCACCATCCACCTGTGCCAAGTTCGCGTCTGTGCCTCCGACAAT CAAGAAAACGAGACTGATAACAGAGTCTCCAACGGAAACTCTGAGATGGACGAGTACGAGACGCTCACAGCCAAGTTCCACTTTGTGGACCTGGCCGGTTCTGAGAGGCTGAAGAGAACCGGAGCGACGGGGGATCGAGCCAAAGAGGGCATCTCCATCAACTGTGGGCTG CTCGCGCTGGGGAATGTGATCAGTGCTTTGGGTGATCGAGCCAAGCGGGCTTCACATGTGCCTTACAGAGACTCCAAACTCACCCGACTTCTACAGGACTCGTTAGGAGGAAACAG CCAAACAGTGATGATTGCGTGCATCAGCCCATCTGACCGTGACTTCATGGAGACGCTGAACACTTTAAAGTACGCCAACCGAGCCCGGAACATCAAGAACAAGGTGGTGGTGAACCAGGACAAGGCCAGCCAGCAGATCAGCGCTCTGAGGACAGAGATAGCTCGACTGCAGATGGAGCTGATGGAGTACAAGACG GGCAAACGCATGGCAGGTGAGGACGGCGTGGAGAGCTTCAGCGACATGTTCCACGAGAACTCCATGCTGCAGACGGAGAACAGCAACCTGAGGGTGAGAGTGAAGGCCATGCAGGAGACCATCGATGCCCAGAGGGCGCGACTCACCCAGCTGCTCAGCGACCAGGCCAACCAGGCCCTCGTCAGGGCAG GTGAAGGAGGAACTGAAGAAATTGGAAACATGATTCAGAGTTACATAAAGGAGATTGAAGACCTCAG AGCCAAACTGCTGGAGAGCGAGGCTGTGAACGAGCATTTGAGGAAGAATCTGTCCCGCGCCTCCAGTCGTCAGTCCTTCTACGGGGGTCCCGGCTCCTTCCCGTCCACGGCGCTGGCCCCCGAGAAGGAGACCTCCGACATCATCGAACTCGCCAAGAAGGACCTGGAGAAGCTGAAGAAacgagagaggaagaaaaagaaaag ACTCCAGCAGCTgttggaggagagagagagggaggaaagggaggaggaggtggtggtggtggaagaGGTTGAGGACATCAG TGCCAACAAGGAGGAAGTTCCTGACAACGAGCAAGAAAAGGGCACAGAGAAGGAGATGACGGAGCGAGTCGGCGAGGACGCGGAGATG GAGGTCCAGGAAGGCAGCGACCacgaggaaggagaggaggaagaggaggatgaagaggaggagatggacgTGGAGGAGAGCTCGGACGATTCAGACTCGGAGTCTGACGAAAAAG AGAACTTCCAGGCCGATCTGGCCAACATCACCTGTGAGATCGCCATCAAGCAGAAGCTGATCGACGAGCTGGAGAACAGCCAGCGGCGTCTGCACACGCTCAAACAGCAGTACGAGCAGAAGCTGATGATGCTGCAGTGCAAGATCAGGGACACCCAGCTGGAGAGGGACCGCGTCCTCCACAACATGA GTTCGGTAGAAAGCGGTTCAGAGGACAAGGCTCGCAAGATCAAGGCTGAATATGAGAAGAAGCTGAGCGTCATGAACAAGGAGCTTCAGAAGCTCCACTCGGCTCAGAAGGAGCACGCCCGCCTGCTGAAGAACCAATCACAGTACgagaaacagctgaagaagcttCAGATGGACGTGGCGGAAATGAAGAAGACGAAG GTCCGTCTCATGAAGCAGAtgaaggagcagcaggagaagaacaGGATGAACGAGTCTCGCAGAAACCGAGAAATTGCTTCCTTAAAGAAAGACCAGCGCAAACAGGAG CACCAGCTAAAGTTGCTGGAGGCTCAGAAGAGGCAGCAGGAGCTTATTCTGAGGAGAAAGACGGAGGAG gtGACGGCTCTGAGGAGGCAAGCCCGGCCCACCTCAGGTAAAGTCATCAGGAAGGTCAATGTTTCAGAACCAGTCCAGGACTCCCCCCACAGGCCTCCGTCTGGACGCATGTACTCCTCCGGCAACGCCGCTCCCAACGGCACTCG GTCTTCCTACAGGCGCACGGCCGGCGTTTACTCCACCAGAGTCGCACGCGGGAAATGGCAGTCTCTGGAGCGACGGATCTCTGACGTCATCATGCAGAGGATGACCATCTCCAACATGGAGGCCGACATGAACCGCCTGCTCAAG CAACGAGAGGAGCTGACCAAGCGTAAAGAGAAGGTCATCAGAAAGAGGGACCGGCTGGTCAGGGAGGGGCCGGAGGCGGAGAAGGCCGTGCTTCCCCTTAACGAGGAGGTGGATGCGCTGACAGCCAACATCGACTACATCAATGACAGCATCGCAGACTGTCAGGCCAACATCATGCAGATGGAGGAAACCAAG gagGAAGGCGACACAGTGGACGTCTCCGCTGTGATTGGTTCCTGCACCCTGACAGAAGCTCGTTTTCTGCTGGATCACTTTATGTCAATGGCTATCAGTAAG GGTCTGCAGGCGGCGCAGAGGGAGTCTCAGGTGAAGGTGATGGAGGGCAGGCTGAAGCAGACGGAGATCACCAGCGCCACGCAGAACCAGCTGCTCTTCCACATGCTGAAGGAGAAGGCCGAGTTCAACCCGGAGCTGGACGCGCTGCTGGGGAACGCGCTGCAAG AGCTAGGTAACGTCCCGGCTG AAAACGGAGACGACAGCAGCAGCGACGAGTCTGCCCAGAGTCCTTCTGCAGAGGGAAA CACCTTGACATCAGATCTCATGAAACTCTGTGGAGAGACCAAAACAAGAAATAAG GCTCGTAGGAGGACCACCACTCAGATGGAGCTGCTGTATGCAAACAGTGACTCCGTCAGCGATGCTCCCACTGCAGACTTCTCCAGTCCAATGCTGCCGTTAGCTGAAACACCagacgggggaggaggagacgTGGACTCGTCAGGCTCATCAGTCAGGGACTACACAGCTCTCTCTCCTGGCTTTTCCTCTAAAATGGGCAGCAT TTCTGGCTCCAGAACTTCGTCAGGGGTGGAAAAACGAGCTCCGGAGCCTTCGCCGCTCTCTCGTAGGAAGACCTACGACAAGGCACAAGCGGCGGCCGACAAGGCAAAGGTCAAGGAGATTAAACA gatggatggatgcctCCACCTGTCCTCCAAGCACCTCCTCCATTTTGTTTCCCCTCCGCCTGCCGATCCACCCAA ggGCGTCATTAACCCGGTGCCGTCCACTAAGAGCAGTCGGTCAGCGACGTTGCAGTGCGTCCACGTGGCGGAGGGACACAGTAAAGCTGTTCTCTGCGTCGACTGCACCGACGACCTCCTCTTCACGGGATCCAAAG ACCGGACCTGTAAGGTGTGGAACCTGGTGACGGGTCAGGAGATAATGTCCCTGGCTGGTCACCCCAACAACGTCGTGTCAGTCCGCTACAGCTCCAGTTTGGTCTTCACCGTCTCCACCTCGTACATCAAAGTCTGGGACATCCGGGACTCGGCCAAGTGCATCCGGACACTAAC GTCGTCCGGTCAGGTCAATGTCGGGGACGTCTGTTCGTCGAGCACCAGCCGGACCGTCACCATCCCAGCAGGGGAGAACCTGATCAACCAGATCGCCCTCAACCCCAGCGGGACGGTTCTGTACGCCGCAGCGGGAAACTCCGTCCGAGTGTGGGATCTGCGAAG aTTTGCATCCACAGGGAAGCTTACCGGTCACCTCGGTCCAGTGATGTGTCTGACTGTGGATCGGTCTGGAAACAACCAAGACCTGGTGATCACCGGGTCCAAGGACCACTACATCAAG CTGTTTGACGTGACTGAAGGCTCCCTGGGGAGCATCAGCCCGACGCACAACTTTGAACCTCCGCATTACGACGGTATCGAGTCGCTGGTGGTCCAGGGGGACATTTTCTTCAGCGGCTCCCGAGACAACGGCATCAAGAAGTGGGACCTGGACCGCAAAGACCTGCTGCAG CAAGTCCCGAACGCCCACCGTGACTGGGTGTGTGCGCTGGGTGTGGTTCCCGGGTCTCCGGCTCTGCTGAGCGGCTGCAGAGGTGGGGTGCTCAAGCTGTGGCACACGGACACACTTGGGACTCTGGGGGAGCTGAAGGGTCACGAGAGCCCCATAAACAGCATCTCCACCAACAGCAGCCACCTGTTCACCGCCTCCGA CGACCGGACTGTGAAGATCTGGCGTGCACGTGGCGGACTGGACAGCACCTTAGAGGCGGTTGACAATGCAGACGAGGTGGCCAGCAACTAA